One genomic region from Granulicatella adiacens ATCC 49175 encodes:
- a CDS encoding DUF4097 family beta strand repeat-containing protein: MNQKDRILELVDKGIISAEEAVVLLEKMGDKAVEEKEQPTTSQLDSIMEGVASAFTKFSAESDQTDEAIQTILKRTKEIDRRIDEIRTASQLESLTVDEEMELVRLEEEAEQLSNQYKSLLQEKKMADEKMKAKKKEEWEETIQKAKKKVQETDWEEKTRRTAGSITSWAAKFTDSIAATVQSVINSVEVNKPYTQAKNGKKVPYHFHQVIDEASILDFKVANGIIRVKSVPGNEMTIEGECRVASQDEEYFDAESYIRDRVKVEVDEDTIFIKSLSKQVYCDWTISLPEKEYDYVSMKGLNTTLHLKELKGKDYYLESNNGNIFLKDVTGVLLESEIVNGNLKYEQLDFKDIVSETVNGNISLEGEFRGAKFETVNGNIKVEITSPQTKKVDVETANGNVKISLAEELGLEANLETSLGSLHFDETIFEVIKQRKDLTERTAVICKQKEFMPQVVAETTTGNIHVNQLQSKTDSKKEG; encoded by the coding sequence ATGAACCAAAAAGATAGAATTTTAGAACTAGTAGATAAAGGTATTATTTCAGCAGAAGAAGCAGTGGTCCTTTTAGAAAAAATGGGAGACAAGGCAGTAGAAGAGAAAGAACAACCTACAACAAGTCAATTGGATTCTATTATGGAAGGTGTGGCGAGTGCGTTCACTAAGTTTTCAGCAGAAAGTGATCAAACAGACGAAGCCATTCAGACGATTTTAAAACGAACAAAAGAAATTGATCGTCGAATCGACGAAATCAGAACAGCGAGCCAGTTAGAATCGTTAACAGTAGATGAAGAAATGGAACTCGTTCGATTAGAAGAAGAAGCGGAGCAATTAAGTAATCAATATAAGAGCTTACTTCAAGAAAAGAAAATGGCTGATGAAAAAATGAAGGCAAAGAAAAAAGAAGAATGGGAAGAAACCATTCAAAAAGCGAAGAAGAAAGTACAAGAAACAGACTGGGAAGAAAAAACAAGAAGAACAGCAGGAAGCATTACTTCATGGGCTGCTAAATTTACAGATTCGATTGCAGCTACTGTTCAATCTGTTATAAACTCTGTAGAAGTCAACAAACCGTATACACAAGCGAAAAATGGTAAGAAAGTTCCTTATCATTTCCACCAAGTCATTGATGAAGCAAGTATCCTTGATTTTAAAGTCGCAAATGGAATTATCCGTGTGAAGTCAGTTCCAGGAAATGAAATGACAATTGAAGGAGAATGCCGAGTAGCCTCTCAAGATGAAGAATATTTCGATGCGGAATCGTATATTAGAGACCGTGTAAAAGTTGAGGTAGATGAAGATACCATCTTTATTAAGAGCTTGAGTAAACAAGTTTACTGCGATTGGACCATCTCTTTACCAGAAAAAGAATATGATTATGTTTCGATGAAAGGCTTAAACACAACGCTTCATCTAAAAGAATTAAAAGGGAAAGATTATTACTTAGAAAGTAATAACGGAAATATTTTCCTAAAAGATGTCACAGGGGTTTTATTAGAGTCTGAAATTGTCAATGGGAACCTAAAATATGAACAATTAGATTTTAAAGATATCGTTTCTGAAACGGTGAACGGAAATATTAGCTTAGAAGGAGAATTCCGTGGAGCAAAATTTGAAACGGTAAATGGTAATATTAAAGTAGAAATTACTAGTCCACAAACGAAAAAAGTGGATGTTGAGACAGCAAATGGGAATGTAAAAATTAGTTTAGCCGAAGAATTAGGATTAGAAGCGAATTTAGAAACATCTCTAGGAAGTCTCCACTTTGATGAAACGATCTTTGAAGTTATTAAACAAAGAAAAGATTTAACAGAAAGAACAGCAGTGATTTGTAAGCAAAAAGAATTTATGCCACAAGTAGTTGCAGAAACAACAACTGGTAATATTCATGTAAATCAGCTACAATCAAAGACAGATAGTAAGAAAGAGGGATAA
- a CDS encoding phage holin family protein, which translates to MSFTKKIAINTLGFLVIAWFVPQFYVTNWVAALIASIVLAVLNLFVKPILFLLTLPVTIVTFGCFSFVLNAMMLSITSWFVGPGFSFSSPVITLVVSILLTIFQRFVENLTD; encoded by the coding sequence GTGTCATTTACTAAAAAAATTGCCATTAATACATTAGGATTTTTGGTGATTGCATGGTTTGTTCCACAGTTTTACGTTACAAACTGGGTAGCAGCGCTTATTGCAAGTATCGTGCTTGCGGTACTAAACTTATTTGTTAAACCGATTTTATTCCTTTTAACATTGCCCGTAACGATTGTAACGTTTGGATGCTTTAGCTTTGTGTTAAATGCGATGATGTTAAGTATTACATCATGGTTTGTCGGACCGGGATTCTCATTTTCAAGTCCGGTGATTACCTTAGTGGTGAGCATTCTATTAACGATTTTCCAACGCTTTGTTGAAAATCTAACAGATTAA
- a CDS encoding transposase, with translation MRYSFEFKMKCVELYRQGIWAETPEKVMKRSFQRKILDWDKIEKIHGPKGLERVKRQRKWTAEEKLTFILQVLNGKTLSEVSFPAGISRGLLSSWVHKYLTYGYNGLKNEKRRQALSKELIMNKKAVTGNLSESEREELVRLRERNAYLEAEIAVIKKLRALRKEQEAALLKARKQRSSRNFEK, from the coding sequence ATGCGTTACTCATTTGAATTCAAAATGAAATGTGTAGAATTATATCGACAAGGAATATGGGCCGAAACGCCTGAAAAAGTTATGAAAAGGAGTTTCCAAAGAAAAATACTGGATTGGGATAAAATTGAAAAAATTCACGGACCTAAAGGATTAGAGCGCGTTAAAAGGCAAAGAAAATGGACAGCAGAAGAAAAATTGACATTTATTCTACAGGTTTTAAACGGGAAGACTCTTTCAGAGGTTTCTTTTCCAGCAGGAATTAGTCGCGGATTATTAAGTTCTTGGGTTCACAAGTACCTAACTTATGGATATAATGGTCTAAAGAATGAGAAACGTAGACAAGCATTATCTAAGGAGCTTATTATGAATAAAAAGGCTGTGACTGGTAACCTTTCAGAATCCGAACGAGAAGAATTAGTTCGATTACGTGAGCGAAATGCATATTTAGAAGCTGAAATTGCTGTTATAAAAAAACTGAGAGCCTTGAGAAAAGAACAGGAAGCTGCGCTTCTCAAGGCGCGAAAGCAGCGATCATCAAGGAACTTCGAGAAGTAG
- a CDS encoding IS3 family transposase — MKELREVGYQLKYLLKAMKMAKSTYYFELNKVDAVAEKNGDLLLEIQTIFHENKGRYGVRRIYQELRRRGYVVNHKRIQRLMHINDLFGKRPKQKYHSYRGSVGKVADNIINRDFVAKRPLQKWSTDVSQFTFSWGKCFFSPILDMSTNEIISYDLSLSPDLEQIQRMLNRAFKKFPDVNGLILHSDQGWQYQHAFYQRSLNERGIIQSMSRKGNCYDNCIIETFFARMKNEMFYGFEMEYSTFKEFQTAVEEYIDYYNNKRIQEKTKWMPPVLYRETSMCSA; from the coding sequence ATCAAGGAACTTCGAGAAGTAGGATACCAACTAAAATATCTTCTTAAAGCGATGAAAATGGCTAAATCTACTTATTATTTTGAATTAAATAAAGTAGATGCTGTGGCTGAAAAGAATGGGGATTTATTATTGGAAATCCAAACAATCTTTCATGAAAATAAAGGTAGATATGGTGTTAGAAGAATTTACCAAGAACTTCGTCGTAGAGGTTACGTTGTTAATCATAAAAGAATTCAACGTCTGATGCATATAAATGATTTGTTTGGAAAACGCCCTAAACAAAAATACCATTCTTATCGTGGTAGTGTTGGAAAAGTTGCTGATAATATTATTAACAGAGATTTTGTGGCCAAAAGGCCTCTTCAAAAATGGAGTACAGATGTATCTCAATTCACTTTTTCTTGGGGAAAATGTTTCTTTTCTCCAATCTTAGATATGTCTACTAATGAAATAATCTCCTATGATCTTTCTCTAAGCCCCGACTTAGAACAGATTCAAAGGATGCTAAATAGAGCTTTCAAAAAATTCCCTGATGTTAATGGATTGATTCTCCATTCTGATCAAGGTTGGCAATATCAACACGCATTTTACCAAAGATCATTAAATGAACGAGGGATTATTCAATCAATGTCCCGAAAAGGAAATTGTTATGATAATTGCATTATAGAAACGTTTTTCGCCAGAATGAAGAACGAAATGTTCTACGGTTTTGAAATGGAATATTCTACCTTTAAGGAATTTCAAACGGCTGTGGAAGAATATATAGATTATTACAATAACAAAAGAATTCAAGAAAAAACAAAATGGATGCCCCCTGTTCTATACAGGGAAACATCCATGTGTTCAGCTTAA
- a CDS encoding PspC domain-containing protein produces MKKLRRSRNNRIFCGVMGGIAEYFEVDPTIVRVLFLIFCWTGFPIFLYILLAIIIPEGGSEYRRRNRQDTYYYTSRNNRPRKTARKVEDEDNDDWSDF; encoded by the coding sequence ATGAAAAAGTTGAGAAGATCCAGAAATAACCGAATTTTTTGTGGGGTAATGGGAGGAATTGCGGAATACTTTGAAGTAGATCCAACAATTGTCCGTGTACTATTCTTGATTTTTTGCTGGACAGGTTTTCCAATCTTCCTCTATATATTACTTGCTATCATAATTCCAGAAGGGGGTTCTGAGTACCGTCGTCGTAATCGACAAGATACTTACTACTATACTTCTAGAAATAATCGTCCTCGTAAAACTGCTCGAAAAGTAGAAGATGAGGATAATGATGATTGGAGTGATTTTTAG
- the lgt gene encoding prolipoprotein diacylglyceryl transferase, whose protein sequence is MNLLEMALTINPIAFEIGGLQVRWYGIIIAFGIYLATTLADREATRKGYRKDFIIDLVFWAVPLGFVGARLYYILFEWQYYLANPAEIIQIWHGGIAIYGGVIVGAATVYWFAKKEKVSFALLLDILAPVVLLAQSIGRWGNFTNQEAHGEVTTRAFLEGLHLPNFIIEQMHINGAYYQPTFLYESLWSFVGVLILFYLRRRKGVKVGEIAAGYLIWYSFGRFFIEGMRTDSLWMFNVIRISQLVSIVLFLLGISLIIVRRRRVPAVPDYVSIDNPQSPILFGKV, encoded by the coding sequence ATGAATTTATTAGAAATGGCTTTGACCATTAATCCAATTGCTTTTGAAATTGGAGGATTACAAGTACGATGGTATGGCATTATTATTGCCTTTGGAATCTATTTAGCAACGACTTTAGCAGATAGGGAAGCTACCAGAAAAGGATATCGAAAAGATTTTATCATTGATTTGGTATTTTGGGCAGTGCCTCTTGGATTTGTTGGAGCAAGATTGTATTACATTCTTTTTGAATGGCAATATTATTTAGCAAATCCAGCCGAAATTATTCAAATTTGGCATGGTGGTATTGCAATTTACGGGGGAGTCATTGTAGGGGCAGCAACGGTGTATTGGTTTGCTAAAAAAGAGAAAGTTTCTTTTGCGTTACTTCTTGATATTTTGGCCCCTGTTGTATTGCTGGCTCAGTCAATTGGTCGCTGGGGGAACTTTACGAATCAAGAGGCACATGGAGAGGTTACAACCCGTGCTTTCTTAGAAGGATTGCATTTACCAAACTTCATTATTGAACAAATGCATATCAATGGAGCTTATTACCAACCAACGTTCTTATATGAATCGCTTTGGTCGTTTGTTGGAGTTCTTATTTTATTCTACCTTCGCAGACGAAAAGGGGTAAAAGTAGGAGAAATAGCGGCTGGCTATTTAATTTGGTATTCATTTGGTCGTTTCTTCATCGAAGGAATGCGTACAGATAGCCTCTGGATGTTTAACGTCATCAGAATTTCTCAACTGGTTTCAATCGTATTATTCCTATTAGGAATTAGTCTGATTATTGTAAGAAGACGTCGAGTTCCAGCGGTTCCGGATTATGTCTCTATCGATAATCCACAATCTCCAATATTA
- the hprK gene encoding HPr(Ser) kinase/phosphatase, whose amino-acid sequence MKPVTVKELIKNIHLKPIHGEEYLDRPIVTSEISRPGLELAGYFNFYPSERIQLLGRTETSFAHEMDSQARYEVMELLCTPDTPCFIISRKLEPPKELIEAAEKAKIPILQASSKTTQVSSSVTNFLEGRLAERFSMHGVLLDVFGIGLLITGESGVGKSETALELVQKGHRLVADDRVELYHYDELTLIGEAPEILNNLIEIRGVGIVDVMTLFGAGAILDSKQVDLVVHLENWTPDKKYDRLGGNMENVEILGVEIPKIRIPVKTGRNVSIILEVACMNFRAKKMGFDATENFTNRLSKLIEENKEV is encoded by the coding sequence ATGAAACCTGTTACGGTGAAAGAGTTAATCAAAAATATTCACTTAAAACCAATTCATGGAGAAGAGTATTTAGATAGACCGATTGTTACAAGTGAAATTTCAAGACCGGGATTAGAATTAGCCGGCTATTTTAATTTTTATCCATCGGAGAGAATTCAATTATTAGGACGAACTGAAACGTCTTTTGCGCATGAGATGGATTCGCAAGCGAGATATGAAGTAATGGAGCTCTTATGTACTCCAGATACGCCATGTTTTATTATCTCTCGTAAATTAGAACCGCCAAAAGAGCTTATTGAAGCAGCAGAAAAAGCTAAGATTCCTATCTTACAAGCTTCTTCAAAAACGACTCAGGTTTCTAGTAGTGTGACAAATTTCTTAGAAGGTAGACTAGCTGAACGTTTCTCAATGCATGGGGTACTACTAGATGTCTTTGGGATTGGATTACTCATCACTGGTGAAAGTGGAGTGGGTAAATCAGAAACGGCCTTAGAATTAGTTCAAAAGGGACACCGTCTTGTTGCGGATGACCGTGTAGAACTGTATCACTATGATGAACTTACCTTAATCGGGGAAGCGCCAGAGATTTTAAATAACTTGATTGAAATTCGTGGTGTCGGAATTGTTGATGTGATGACGCTATTTGGAGCAGGAGCTATTTTAGATTCTAAGCAAGTAGACTTAGTGGTTCATCTTGAAAATTGGACCCCTGATAAGAAATACGATCGATTAGGTGGAAATATGGAAAATGTCGAAATTTTAGGAGTTGAAATTCCTAAAATTCGTATTCCAGTGAAGACAGGTCGAAATGTATCGATTATTCTTGAAGTAGCCTGTATGAACTTCCGCGCTAAAAAAATGGGCTTTGATGCTACAGAAAACTTTACCAATCGATTATCTAAATTGATTGAAGAAAATAAAGAAGTTTAG
- a CDS encoding DUF421 domain-containing protein, producing MNFSYIDVAIKLALGLLSLIVVINYTGKGNLAPTSASDQVQNYVLGGIIGGVIYNPSITILQYCIILLIWFALVLSLRWMKTNNSKVKKMIDGEPLQLIKRGKIDVENVRLAGLTAQEVAFKLRAQGVYSIRDVKSAILEQNGQLILTKTGEENPKYPLITDGVIQHNILEVIDKTEEWVTEQLAVQDIQDPSEVFLAEYNNGQLTVVKY from the coding sequence TTGAACTTTTCATATATCGATGTCGCAATCAAACTTGCGCTTGGTCTATTATCATTAATTGTTGTTATTAACTATACAGGAAAAGGAAATCTGGCTCCTACATCTGCCAGTGACCAAGTTCAAAACTATGTACTCGGGGGAATTATCGGGGGTGTGATTTACAATCCATCCATTACAATCCTACAATACTGCATCATTCTATTAATATGGTTTGCTTTAGTATTATCACTTCGTTGGATGAAAACAAACAACAGTAAAGTGAAAAAAATGATTGACGGGGAACCATTACAATTAATTAAACGAGGAAAAATTGATGTTGAAAATGTCCGCCTAGCCGGTCTAACAGCACAAGAAGTAGCCTTTAAATTACGTGCACAAGGCGTCTACTCCATTCGTGATGTAAAAAGTGCCATTTTAGAGCAAAATGGACAATTAATTCTTACGAAAACTGGAGAAGAAAATCCAAAATATCCGCTCATTACAGATGGCGTTATTCAACATAACATTTTAGAAGTTATTGATAAAACTGAAGAATGGGTGACTGAACAACTTGCTGTCCAAGATATTCAAGATCCTTCTGAAGTATTTCTTGCAGAATACAATAACGGTCAATTGACGGTTGTAAAATATTAA
- a CDS encoding DUF3290 domain-containing protein, with protein MVFYSYDFLKSKVQQIDYIQLGLILFVIAVLAIALYRYFKNKQDTKFRELALIAVIGILILAGSKISELQSSKNSENQYSGALRFVETIASDLHVNKEDIYINTEAAKDGAIVKVGDQFYRVLTGDSPDHYLLEKMEVHNPKVTIKEAE; from the coding sequence ATGGTCTTTTATTCATATGATTTTTTAAAAAGTAAAGTACAACAAATCGACTATATTCAACTTGGATTGATTCTATTTGTCATTGCAGTTTTAGCAATTGCTCTCTACCGATATTTTAAAAACAAACAAGATACAAAATTCCGCGAATTAGCATTAATCGCAGTCATTGGTATTCTAATACTGGCTGGTTCTAAGATTTCTGAATTACAATCTTCTAAAAATTCAGAAAACCAATACTCTGGAGCTCTTCGTTTTGTCGAAACGATTGCTTCAGACTTACACGTCAATAAAGAAGACATTTATATTAATACAGAAGCCGCAAAAGATGGTGCCATTGTAAAAGTTGGGGACCAGTTCTATCGCGTATTAACAGGGGATAGCCCTGACCATTACCTGCTTGAAAAAATGGAAGTACATAATCCAAAAGTGACGATTAAGGAGGCTGAATAA